A portion of the Chloroflexota bacterium genome contains these proteins:
- a CDS encoding aryl-sulfate sulfotransferase: MGFAVHGNHGVTYWEKDRTFNGVTLYSTFGSPNTNLINMDGDVVHEWTAPDPAKPFFGYLRDNGNLLVRCFDGSEPYLHGGNGGVLVELDWDSNVVWRYDNPVIHHDHIVLRNGNIMVIGWEPMTAEEKERVQGGYEELDDEGNEKEMLADFLLELTPDKQVVWEWHGKDRLDPAQDMICPMDTRSEWTHCNAVLELPDGNICLSFRQTSELIFIDKGTGEVCWRFGPGELFHQHNPTLLANGNLLVFDNGEHRPKAAATSRVVELDPATKEIVWEYKGDPTASFYSTHISGAQRLPNGNTLVCEGRPGRLFEVTADKDLVWEFMNPEILEFREEKFNRAVFRARRYAVDGPEIRGRV, translated from the coding sequence ATGGGATTCGCTGTGCACGGCAACCACGGAGTCACGTACTGGGAAAAGGACCGCACCTTCAACGGCGTAACGCTGTACAGCACCTTCGGCAGCCCGAACACCAATCTCATCAACATGGACGGGGACGTGGTGCACGAGTGGACGGCGCCAGACCCGGCCAAGCCATTCTTCGGCTACCTGCGGGACAACGGCAACCTGCTCGTGAGGTGCTTCGACGGCTCGGAGCCGTACTTGCACGGCGGCAACGGGGGCGTCCTCGTCGAGCTCGACTGGGACAGCAACGTGGTGTGGCGCTACGACAACCCGGTCATCCACCACGACCACATCGTCCTGCGCAACGGCAACATCATGGTCATCGGCTGGGAGCCAATGACCGCGGAAGAGAAGGAGCGGGTACAGGGCGGGTACGAGGAACTCGACGACGAGGGGAACGAGAAGGAGATGCTAGCAGACTTCCTCCTGGAGCTGACACCGGACAAGCAGGTGGTCTGGGAGTGGCACGGAAAGGACAGGCTTGACCCCGCGCAGGACATGATCTGCCCAATGGACACCCGCAGTGAATGGACGCACTGCAATGCCGTGCTGGAGCTGCCCGACGGCAACATCTGCCTCAGCTTCCGGCAGACGAGCGAGCTCATCTTCATCGACAAGGGAACCGGCGAGGTGTGCTGGCGCTTCGGGCCGGGGGAGCTCTTCCACCAGCACAACCCGACGCTGCTGGCGAACGGCAACCTGCTGGTCTTCGACAACGGCGAACACCGGCCGAAGGCGGCCGCCACGTCGCGCGTAGTGGAGCTCGACCCAGCCACGAAGGAGATCGTGTGGGAATACAAGGGCGACCCGACGGCCTCGTTCTACAGCACGCACATCAGCGGCGCGCAGCGGCTCCCGAACGGGAACACGCTCGTTTGCGAGGGCCGGCCCGGGAGGCTGTTCGAGGTGACGGCGGACAAGGATCTGGTCTGGGAGTTCATGAACCCGGAGATCCTCGAGTTTCGGGAGGAGAAGTTCAACCGGGCGGTGTTCCGGGCGCGCCGGTACGCCGTCGACGGGCCGGAGATTCGCGGGCGGGTGTAG
- a CDS encoding aryl-sulfate sulfotransferase translates to MGFAVYGNHGVTHHEPERSYGGVTVYTTIGADTTRLIDMDGNVVHEWTPPDPAKPFYGFMKDNGNLLVRCYDNTEPWTGGGFGGVLVELDWDSNVVWRYDNRVIHHDHIVLKNGNIMVIGWEEMTDEEAARVRGGADWPPGHVPAHAMLGDFLLELNGDGEVVWEWHGKDRLDPEQEVICLREFRGEWTHCNGVTELTDGNVCISFRQTSQLIFIDKASGDVYWRFGPGELSHQHNPTQLDNGNLLIFDNGEHRTVGSVYSRVVEVDPGTKEIVWQYRGDPGLSFFSTGISGAQRLPNGNTAICDGRTGRLFEVTTDGDVVWEYMNPEIRQWRGEKHNRAVFRALRYAVDGSEIRGRV, encoded by the coding sequence ATGGGCTTTGCAGTCTACGGCAACCACGGGGTGACGCACCACGAGCCGGAGCGCTCGTACGGCGGGGTCACGGTGTACACAACCATTGGCGCGGACACGACGCGGCTCATCGACATGGACGGCAACGTCGTGCACGAGTGGACGCCGCCGGACCCGGCCAAGCCCTTCTACGGCTTCATGAAGGACAACGGCAATCTCCTCGTCCGGTGCTACGACAACACGGAGCCCTGGACCGGCGGCGGCTTCGGCGGAGTGCTGGTCGAGCTGGACTGGGACAGCAACGTCGTCTGGCGTTATGACAACCGGGTCATCCACCACGACCACATCGTGCTGAAGAACGGCAACATCATGGTCATCGGGTGGGAGGAGATGACGGATGAGGAGGCGGCACGGGTGCGGGGCGGCGCAGACTGGCCCCCCGGACACGTCCCGGCCCACGCCATGCTTGGGGATTTCCTGCTCGAGCTGAACGGGGACGGGGAGGTCGTGTGGGAGTGGCACGGCAAGGACAGGCTTGACCCGGAACAGGAAGTGATCTGCCTGCGGGAGTTTCGCGGCGAATGGACCCATTGCAACGGCGTGACCGAGCTCACGGACGGGAATGTCTGCATCAGCTTCCGCCAGACGAGTCAGCTCATCTTCATCGACAAGGCTTCGGGCGACGTGTACTGGCGCTTCGGGCCCGGCGAGCTTTCGCACCAGCACAACCCGACGCAGCTCGACAACGGCAACCTGCTCATCTTCGACAACGGCGAGCACCGCACGGTGGGCAGCGTGTACTCGCGCGTAGTTGAGGTTGATCCCGGCACAAAGGAAATCGTGTGGCAGTACCGGGGCGACCCCGGGCTGTCCTTCTTCAGCACGGGCATCAGCGGGGCGCAACGGCTGCCCAACGGCAACACGGCCATCTGCGACGGCCGCACAGGTCGATTGTTCGAGGTTACGACGGATGGGGACGTAGTCTGGGAGTACATGAACCCCGAAATCCGGCAGTGGCGCGGCGAGAAGCACAACCGCGCGGTGTTCCGGGCGCTCCGCTACGCCGTCGACGGCTCGGAGATACGGGGGCGGGTGTAG
- a CDS encoding ABC transporter substrate-binding protein, translating into MKDIGFIRLAAVAMALAAMIGILAACGGESDSGGTTATTTGSASAPQQPAAPAAPDQPTGEAGGAMAAPTAEPAMMPREAPQVMMAEPTVERVIVGIVPFSQEANVRRIVGQIAAVQFDPIDESLIGMDPATGQQIPELAEEWALEGGSAWRFKLQQGVQFHKGWGEVTAQDVQFAFEEYIKDDAVGGVRAPLRRGVNRVEAVNDYEVLIHLNQFDADLVNLLSRAQPAVSIVSKAHYDSIGGDPDINDEPLVGTGPYQFLEREQNVYFRYKRNENHRSIQPEFPELEFRYMNEASTRLAALLTKEIHVTNLPDDLYGQALGDGMRVIPGMAPLRRTFMTYYCCFVDEDTREWPMHPDSPLQDIRVRQALNKAVNRDELNDALLAGKGQIMYVNNFLPTLSGWSQSWVDRFPQAYGYDPAAARALLSEAGYSQNNPLETNVHVFKSTQLPGADDIAEVIAAYLTDVGVKVNFVQDDAATRRARSRTQQYTNDLSLGSTSAGQIVGSSVYTSNTSFSRVATTPEVDAKFLEIRRETSDARRAQLWTEYGNLLYDNYTSIPLYWLPAEVVVNPEVVSGFEWPGALSGFWSHLWQLKST; encoded by the coding sequence ATGAAAGACATCGGATTCATCAGGTTAGCCGCCGTAGCCATGGCGTTGGCAGCGATGATCGGGATCCTCGCGGCGTGCGGCGGCGAATCAGACTCGGGCGGGACGACGGCAACGACGACGGGCAGCGCGTCGGCGCCGCAGCAGCCGGCGGCTCCGGCCGCGCCGGACCAGCCGACGGGCGAGGCGGGAGGCGCGATGGCGGCCCCGACGGCCGAGCCGGCAATGATGCCTCGGGAAGCACCTCAGGTCATGATGGCCGAGCCCACAGTGGAGAGGGTCATCGTGGGCATCGTGCCGTTCTCGCAGGAGGCGAACGTCCGGCGTATCGTCGGGCAGATCGCCGCCGTGCAGTTTGACCCCATCGACGAATCGCTAATTGGTATGGACCCGGCAACCGGTCAGCAGATCCCGGAGCTGGCAGAGGAATGGGCCCTCGAGGGTGGCAGCGCCTGGCGGTTCAAGCTCCAGCAGGGCGTGCAGTTCCACAAGGGCTGGGGTGAGGTCACCGCACAGGACGTGCAGTTTGCCTTCGAGGAGTACATCAAGGACGACGCCGTGGGAGGCGTTCGCGCGCCGCTGCGCCGCGGTGTCAACAGGGTCGAGGCCGTCAACGACTACGAGGTGCTCATCCACCTCAACCAGTTTGACGCGGACCTGGTGAACCTGCTCTCGAGGGCGCAGCCTGCCGTGTCGATCGTCAGCAAGGCGCACTATGACTCGATTGGCGGCGACCCGGACATCAATGACGAACCGCTGGTCGGTACGGGTCCTTACCAATTCCTTGAGCGGGAGCAGAACGTCTACTTCCGTTACAAGCGCAATGAGAACCACCGGAGCATCCAGCCGGAATTTCCGGAGCTGGAGTTCCGGTACATGAATGAGGCCTCCACCCGACTGGCAGCATTGCTGACCAAGGAAATCCACGTGACCAACCTGCCCGACGACCTCTACGGGCAGGCGCTGGGCGACGGCATGAGGGTCATTCCGGGCATGGCCCCGCTTCGCAGGACCTTTATGACGTACTATTGCTGCTTCGTTGACGAGGACACTCGCGAGTGGCCAATGCACCCGGACTCACCGTTGCAGGACATTCGTGTTCGCCAGGCATTGAACAAGGCCGTCAACCGCGACGAGCTGAATGATGCGCTTCTTGCGGGCAAGGGCCAGATCATGTACGTGAACAACTTCCTCCCCACGCTGTCCGGCTGGTCCCAATCTTGGGTGGACCGCTTCCCGCAGGCCTACGGCTACGACCCGGCGGCGGCGCGAGCGCTGCTCAGCGAGGCGGGCTACAGCCAGAACAACCCGCTGGAAACCAACGTCCACGTCTTCAAGAGCACGCAGCTGCCGGGCGCTGACGACATCGCGGAAGTCATCGCCGCGTACCTGACCGACGTTGGCGTGAAGGTCAACTTTGTGCAGGACGATGCCGCGACCCGCCGCGCCAGGAGCCGCACCCAGCAGTACACCAACGACCTCTCCCTGGGTTCAACGAGCGCGGGACAGATCGTTGGTTCCAGCGTCTACACTTCAAACACCTCCTTCTCCCGCGTAGCCACGACGCCGGAAGTCGACGCGAAGTTCCTTGAGATTCGCAGAGAGACCAGCGACGCCCGTCGGGCGCAGCTCTGGACCGAGTACGGCAACCTCCTCTACGACAACTACACGAGCATCCCGCTCTACTGGTTGCCAGCAGAGGTGGTCGTGAACCCCGAAGTCGTCAGCGGCTTCGAGTGGCCGGGCGCGCTGTCCGGGTTCTGGTCCCACTTGTGGCAGCTCAAGTCGACTTAG
- a CDS encoding MBL fold metallo-hydrolase, with translation MNIKVLMLGTGTPRLRPHRCGSSSLIQIGGDSILIDCGYGSARRMAENGINLHDVQRLLFTHHHYDHNVDYPSFVLHGRSGRETPLNVYGPIGTEKLSSDLFVTGGFTIDLNNRLSADINRGTILSGVQDIDAGFTLESDTWKLTAERADHFTVGGNFTLCYRIDTDDGSIVFSGDTIPCDGIRKLAKGADVLVHEVFWQPLQGVDGRRPFTKEDATEELYTASRRTKHSLPEEVKTIAHEAGVKRLVLTHLFSDEHLDELQGYMQQGVECEVVLGEDHMRFEVG, from the coding sequence ATGAACATCAAGGTCCTCATGTTGGGCACGGGCACTCCTCGGCTTCGGCCCCACCGGTGCGGCAGCTCGAGCCTGATCCAGATCGGCGGCGACAGCATCCTGATCGACTGCGGGTACGGGTCCGCGCGGCGCATGGCGGAGAACGGCATCAACCTGCACGACGTGCAGCGGCTGCTGTTCACCCACCATCACTACGACCACAACGTCGACTACCCCTCCTTCGTGCTGCACGGGCGGTCGGGGCGCGAGACACCGCTGAACGTGTACGGGCCGATCGGCACCGAGAAGCTGTCGAGCGACCTGTTCGTGACCGGCGGGTTCACCATCGACCTGAACAACCGGCTGAGCGCGGACATCAACCGCGGGACCATCCTCAGCGGCGTGCAGGACATCGACGCGGGCTTCACCCTCGAGAGCGACACGTGGAAGCTGACGGCAGAGCGCGCCGACCACTTCACCGTCGGCGGAAATTTTACGCTGTGCTACCGCATCGACACGGACGACGGCTCCATCGTGTTCTCCGGCGACACGATCCCGTGCGACGGCATTCGCAAGCTGGCCAAGGGCGCGGACGTGCTGGTGCACGAGGTCTTCTGGCAGCCGCTTCAGGGCGTGGACGGCCGCCGCCCCTTCACCAAGGAGGACGCCACCGAGGAGTTGTACACGGCCTCCCGGCGCACCAAGCACTCGCTGCCGGAAGAGGTCAAGACTATCGCGCACGAGGCGGGCGTCAAGCGGCTTGTCCTCACGCACCTCTTCTCCGACGAGCATCTGGACGAGCTGCAGGGCTACATGCAGCAGGGCGTAGAATGCGAGGTGGTCCTGGGAGAGGACCACATGCGCTTTGAGGTGGGGTAG
- a CDS encoding ABC transporter ATP-binding protein: protein MAFLEVEDLRLAYVTDRGLLWAVDGTSFSLDPGEALGLVGESGSGKSSLALALMRLLPRNAHGPEGAVHLDGVEALSLSEEEFRRRIRGNVISMGFQGAMNSLNPVMRVGHQIAEPLLVDGGVSKSEAHAKVRAMLEMVGLPTEVFGRYPHELSGGMKQRVVIAMALVRDPKLVVLDEPTSALDVSVQAQIMNLLKRLKRELGLSLIFITHDLALASDVCDYIAVIYGGRVVEIGGIEGVLRRPSHPYTEKLLASAPKLRMSEQPDFIPGAPPDLLDPPAGCRFSPRCSYATDICFAEDPPLFTVEAGHTAKCWLRQDTAAEAVD, encoded by the coding sequence GTGGCATTCCTTGAGGTTGAGGACCTTCGGCTGGCGTACGTCACGGACCGGGGTTTGCTGTGGGCCGTGGACGGCACGTCGTTCTCGCTCGATCCGGGCGAGGCGCTCGGGCTTGTGGGCGAGTCGGGCAGCGGCAAGAGCAGCCTGGCGCTGGCGCTGATGCGGCTGCTGCCCCGCAACGCGCACGGGCCGGAGGGGGCCGTGCACCTCGATGGCGTGGAGGCGCTTTCCCTGAGCGAGGAGGAATTCCGGCGGCGCATTCGCGGGAACGTGATCTCCATGGGCTTCCAGGGAGCGATGAACTCGCTCAACCCCGTCATGCGCGTGGGGCATCAGATCGCCGAGCCGCTGCTGGTGGACGGCGGGGTCTCGAAGTCGGAGGCGCACGCGAAGGTGCGGGCCATGCTGGAGATGGTGGGCCTGCCGACGGAGGTCTTCGGGCGCTACCCGCACGAGCTGAGCGGCGGGATGAAGCAGCGCGTCGTCATCGCGATGGCGCTGGTGCGCGACCCGAAACTTGTGGTGCTCGACGAGCCGACGTCGGCGCTCGACGTGAGCGTGCAGGCGCAGATCATGAACCTGCTGAAGCGGCTCAAGCGGGAGCTGGGTCTCTCCCTCATCTTCATCACCCACGACCTGGCGCTGGCGAGCGATGTGTGCGACTACATCGCGGTGATCTACGGCGGGCGTGTCGTGGAGATCGGCGGGATAGAGGGGGTGCTGCGGCGCCCGTCGCACCCGTACACGGAGAAGCTGCTGGCGAGCGCGCCGAAGCTGCGCATGAGCGAGCAGCCGGACTTCATTCCGGGCGCGCCCCCAGACCTGCTCGACCCGCCTGCCGGGTGCCGCTTCAGCCCCCGCTGCAGCTACGCCACGGACATCTGCTTCGCGGAGGACCCACCCCTCTTCACCGTCGAAGCAGGGCACACGGCGAAGTGCTGGTTGCGGCAGGATACGGCGGCAGAAGCCGTGGACTGA
- a CDS encoding adenine phosphoribosyltransferase, producing the protein MDLHHLIRDIPDFPQPGIVFKDITPLLKDHAGLAAAVDAMAAPWAEEHIDTVLAVEARGYLLGTPVALRLGAGFVPARKPGKLPYETVSVDYDLEYGSDTIEMHRDGVEAGQRVLIVDDILATGGPLAAAIRMVEGAGAEVAGLSVLAELGFLEGRAKLQGYRLEAVMTL; encoded by the coding sequence ATGGACCTGCACCATCTCATCCGCGACATTCCCGACTTCCCTCAACCGGGCATCGTCTTCAAGGACATCACCCCGTTGCTGAAGGACCACGCCGGCCTCGCCGCTGCCGTGGACGCAATGGCCGCTCCCTGGGCCGAGGAGCATATCGACACGGTGCTCGCCGTCGAGGCGCGCGGCTACCTGCTCGGCACGCCTGTCGCGCTCCGGCTCGGCGCCGGATTCGTCCCTGCGCGCAAGCCCGGCAAGCTGCCGTACGAGACCGTCAGCGTGGACTATGACCTCGAGTACGGCTCAGACACCATTGAGATGCACCGCGACGGCGTGGAAGCAGGCCAGCGTGTCCTCATCGTCGACGACATCCTCGCGACGGGCGGCCCCCTGGCCGCCGCAATCCGCATGGTTGAGGGCGCCGGCGCCGAGGTTGCGGGACTATCCGTCCTCGCGGAGCTTGGCTTCCTCGAAGGCCGGGCGAAGCTGCAGGGCTACCGGCTGGAAGCGGTGATGACCCTGTAG